The following proteins are encoded in a genomic region of Aptenodytes patagonicus chromosome 13, bAptPat1.pri.cur, whole genome shotgun sequence:
- the HS3ST2 gene encoding heparan sulfate glucosamine 3-O-sulfotransferase 2 encodes MAHRAPSGRAPAAAPAPSRRLARRVLVLFTLSLSCSYLCYSLLCCCGGPAAPRARCAPARSAAAAKKLLQKSRPCGRPPPAEPPGSAAPARRPREPPAPPARSPPGPARPGAKRLPQAIVVGVKKGGTRAVLEFIRVHPDVRALGTEPHFFDRNYDRGLEWYRSLMPRTLDSQITVEKTPSYFVTKEAPRRIFNMSRDTKLIVVVRNPVTRAISDYTQTLSKKPDIPTFEGLSFRNRSLGLVDTSWNAIRIGMYAVHLESWLQYFPLSQIHFVSGEKLITDPAGEMGKVQDFLGIKRVITDKHFYFNKTKGFPCLKKSDSSGLPRCLGKSKGRTHVQIDPEVIDQLRDFYRPYNIKFYETVGQDFRWE; translated from the exons ATGGCGCATAGGGCGCCGAGCGGGCGGGCCCCGGCTGCGGCTCCGGCTCCCTCCCGGCGGCTGGCGCGGAGGGTCCTCGTCCTCTTCACGCTGTCGCTCTCCTGCTCCTACCTCTGCTAcagcctcctctgctgctgcggcggccccgccgcgccccgcgcccgctgCGCGCCcgcccgcagcgccgccgccgccaagaAACTTCTGCAGAAGTCGCGGCCGTGCGGGCGGCCACCCCCCGCCGAGCccccgggcagcgccgcgcccgcccgccggccgcgggaaccccccgcgccgccggcccgcagccccccggggccggcccgccCGGGCGCCAAGCGCCTGCCGCAGGCCATCGTGGTGGGCGTCAAGAAGGGCGGCACCCGCGCCGTGCTGGAGTTCATCCGGGTGCACCCCGACGTGCGCGCCCTGGGCACCGAGCCCCACTTCTTCGACAGGAACTACGACCGCGGGCTGGAGTGGTACAG GAGCCTGATGCCGCGAACGCTCGACAGCCAGATCACAGTGGAGAAGACCCCCAGCTACTTCGTCACCAAGGAGGCACCGCGGCGAATCTTCAATATGTCCCGGGACACGAAGCTGATCGTGGTGGTGAGGAACCCCGTCACCCGGGCCATCTCAGACTACACGCAGACACTCTCCAAGAAGCCGGACATCCCCACCTTTGAGGGGCTGTCCTTCCGCAATCGCAGCCTGGGGCTGGTGGACACGTCCTGGAATGCCATCCGCATCGGCATGTACGCCGTGCACCTGGAGAGCTGGCTCCAGTACTTCCCCCTCTCCCAGATCCACTTTGTCAGCGGGGAGAAGCTGATCACGGACCCAGCTGGGGAGATGGGCAAAGTCCAGGACTTCCTGGGCATCAAACGGGTTATCACGGACAAGCACTTCTACTTCAACAAGACAAAAGGTTTTCCTTGCCTGAAAAAGTCGGACAGCAGCGGCTTGCCTCGCTGCCTGGGCAAGTCCAAAGGCAGGACTCACGTGCAGATAGACCCCGAGGTGATCGATCAGCTTCGGGACTTTTATAGACCTTATAATATCAAATTCTATGAAACAGTCGGGCAGGACTTCAGGTGGGAATAA